One genomic segment of Natrialbaceae archaeon AArc-T1-2 includes these proteins:
- a CDS encoding DUF7331 family protein translates to MSDSVDGSDWTGDGRHDGPKAEGTIESYESEERIVLYDSENPSAWMETTQSIQLEEFV, encoded by the coding sequence ATGTCCGATTCCGTAGACGGGAGTGACTGGACCGGCGACGGCAGGCACGACGGTCCCAAAGCCGAGGGAACGATCGAATCCTACGAAAGCGAGGAGCGCATCGTGCTCTATGACTCGGAAAATCCCAGCGCGTGGATGGAAACGACACAGTCGATCCAGCTCGAAGAGTTCGTCTAG
- a CDS encoding acyl-CoA dehydrogenase, translating into MDFTLSPEQEQIREMVAEFVDEEIVPVADEIDHDDEFPAELIREMAELGLMGMPFPEEYGGAGLDYHSYAIGLEEISRGSGGIGTILAAHISLAGNMLYEFGDEAQKEEYLTPLAAGEEIGAFALSEAGAGSDVPAMETTADRDGNEYVINGGKLWISNGSVADTVTVFAKTDPDAGTKGVSSFIVRPDEDDGFHVEGTEEKLGDKGCPTAELRFDDLRLPEDRLIGEEGRGFVHALKTLNGGRITIAARSIGIARAAFDEAREYASEREQFGQPIGEFQAIKHKLADMDTKIQAAKLLMHKAADNKIRGEDYIKEAAQAKLYASEVSTEVANEGIQIHGGYGYTKDFPAERFYRDAKLNEIYEGTSEVLRNTIGDHLLD; encoded by the coding sequence ATGGACTTCACGCTCTCCCCGGAGCAAGAACAGATCCGCGAGATGGTCGCCGAGTTCGTCGACGAGGAGATCGTTCCGGTCGCAGACGAGATCGACCATGACGACGAGTTTCCGGCCGAGCTCATACGCGAGATGGCCGAACTCGGCCTGATGGGGATGCCGTTTCCCGAGGAGTACGGCGGTGCGGGCCTCGATTACCACTCGTACGCGATCGGCCTCGAGGAGATTTCCCGTGGCTCGGGCGGGATCGGCACGATCCTCGCGGCCCACATCTCGCTTGCGGGCAACATGCTCTACGAGTTCGGCGACGAGGCCCAGAAAGAGGAGTACCTGACGCCGCTTGCGGCCGGCGAGGAGATCGGTGCGTTCGCGCTCTCGGAGGCCGGTGCGGGCAGTGACGTGCCGGCGATGGAGACGACCGCCGACCGCGACGGTAACGAGTACGTCATAAACGGTGGCAAGCTCTGGATCTCGAACGGCTCGGTCGCCGACACGGTCACCGTCTTCGCGAAGACCGACCCCGACGCCGGCACCAAAGGGGTCTCCTCGTTTATCGTCCGGCCCGATGAAGACGACGGCTTCCACGTCGAAGGAACGGAAGAGAAACTCGGCGACAAGGGCTGTCCCACCGCTGAACTCCGCTTCGACGACCTCCGGCTCCCCGAAGACCGTCTGATCGGCGAGGAAGGACGCGGATTCGTCCACGCCCTGAAGACGCTGAACGGCGGTCGAATCACCATCGCCGCCAGATCGATTGGCATCGCCCGCGCGGCCTTCGACGAAGCACGCGAGTACGCCAGCGAGCGCGAACAGTTCGGCCAGCCCATCGGCGAGTTCCAGGCGATCAAACACAAACTCGCGGACATGGACACGAAGATCCAGGCCGCGAAACTGCTCATGCACAAGGCCGCCGACAACAAGATTCGTGGCGAAGACTACATCAAAGAAGCCGCCCAGGCGAAACTGTACGCCTCCGAAGTGAGCACCGAGGTGGCAAACGAGGGCATCCAGATTCACGGCGGCTACGGCTACACCAAAGACTTCCCCGCCGAACGCTTCTACCGCGACGCCAAACTCAACGAGATATACGAGGGAACGAGCGAAGTGTTGCGAAACACGATCGGCGATCACCTGCTCGATTGA
- a CDS encoding GNAT family N-acetyltransferase, which produces MPVHRPLEFDHTDRKRIYEFIERHGETSKDVVRNRLGIDPRGFCHHVAILRRDGRIETSGDTLRVTIDAGTENVYATDDVEFCIRPARQEDLSGIVGAIRQVTERKDYIVAETVADEIDYQDVVLRNNELESRMFFVATVGDEVTGWVHVHAPDLDKLDHIAELTVGVLAEYRSHGIGSQLLSRGLEWARTNGYEKVYNSVPSSNGDAIEFLEHHGWTTEAIRDNHYKLGDEYLDEVMMAYEL; this is translated from the coding sequence ATGCCCGTTCACAGGCCCCTCGAGTTCGACCACACGGACCGAAAGCGGATATACGAATTCATCGAACGTCATGGTGAAACGAGCAAGGACGTGGTACGCAACCGGCTCGGAATCGATCCGCGCGGCTTCTGTCACCACGTCGCAATCCTCCGACGCGATGGACGCATCGAGACCAGCGGCGATACGTTACGCGTGACGATCGACGCCGGCACGGAAAACGTCTATGCCACCGACGATGTCGAGTTTTGTATTCGGCCGGCTCGCCAAGAAGATCTCTCTGGGATCGTCGGTGCCATCCGGCAAGTGACCGAACGGAAAGACTACATCGTTGCAGAGACCGTCGCCGACGAGATCGACTATCAGGACGTCGTGCTTCGGAACAACGAACTCGAGTCGCGGATGTTCTTCGTCGCGACGGTTGGCGACGAGGTGACCGGATGGGTTCACGTCCACGCGCCCGACCTCGACAAGCTGGATCATATCGCGGAACTCACCGTCGGCGTCTTAGCGGAGTATCGCAGTCACGGAATCGGCTCGCAGTTGCTGTCACGTGGTCTCGAGTGGGCTCGCACGAACGGATACGAGAAGGTCTACAACAGCGTTCCATCGAGCAACGGAGATGCGATCGAGTTCCTCGAACATCACGGCTGGACGACCGAAGCCATACGCGACAATCACTACAAACTCGGAGACGAGTATCTCGACGAAGTGATGATGGCGTACGAACTCTGA
- a CDS encoding acetyl-CoA carboxylase biotin carboxylase subunit — translation MFRKVLVANRGEIAVRVMRACEELNIGTVAVYSEADKDAGHVRYADEAYNVGPARAADSYLDHEAVIGAAKKADADAIHPGYGFLAENAEFARKVEDTEGITWVGPAGDAMEALGEKTKARTIMDEADVPIVPGTTDPVTDPEQVREFGEKHGYPIAIKAEGGGGGRGMKVVWDESEVEDQLESAKREGEAYFDNDSVYLERYLEQPRHIEVQIVADEHGNVRHLGERDCSLQRRHQKVIEEGPSAALTDELREKIGEAARRGVAAADYTNAGTVEFLVEEEPGRDGPLGPDANFYFLEVNTRIQVEHTVTEEITGIDIVKRQLQIAAGEEIDFEQDDVTFDGHAIEFRINAENAANDFAPATGGTLETYDPPGGVGVRMDDALRQGDDLVTDYDSMIAKLVVWGEDRDECISRSLRALREYDIEGIPTIIPFHRLMLTDEEFVASTHTTKYLDEEMDHSRIEEAQQQWGEDTTSEEADDEVVEREFTVEVNGKRFEVELEERDAPPMPAVDGGDATASRPDHIGASDGDDVEIEGDGEVVDAEMQGTILSVDVDEGEEVAAGDVLVVLEAMKMENDIVASRGGEVSQIAVAEGDSVDMGDTLVVLE, via the coding sequence ATGTTCAGGAAGGTTCTCGTCGCGAACCGTGGAGAGATCGCCGTCAGAGTGATGCGTGCGTGTGAAGAACTGAATATCGGCACCGTCGCGGTCTACTCGGAGGCCGACAAAGACGCTGGCCACGTCCGCTACGCCGACGAAGCCTACAACGTCGGTCCCGCCCGGGCAGCCGACTCGTATCTCGATCACGAGGCCGTCATCGGGGCCGCCAAAAAGGCCGACGCCGACGCCATCCACCCTGGCTACGGCTTCCTCGCCGAAAATGCCGAGTTCGCCCGCAAAGTCGAAGACACAGAGGGGATCACCTGGGTCGGTCCCGCCGGCGACGCGATGGAAGCCCTCGGCGAGAAAACGAAAGCTCGCACGATCATGGACGAGGCTGACGTCCCCATCGTTCCCGGCACCACCGACCCCGTCACCGACCCCGAGCAAGTCCGTGAGTTCGGCGAGAAACACGGCTACCCGATCGCCATCAAGGCCGAAGGTGGCGGTGGCGGTCGCGGCATGAAGGTCGTCTGGGACGAAAGTGAGGTCGAAGACCAACTCGAGAGCGCCAAACGCGAGGGCGAGGCCTACTTCGACAACGACTCGGTCTACTTAGAGCGCTACCTCGAACAGCCCCGCCACATCGAGGTCCAGATCGTCGCTGACGAACACGGCAACGTCCGTCACCTCGGCGAGCGTGACTGTTCGCTCCAGCGCCGCCACCAGAAGGTCATCGAAGAGGGTCCCTCGGCGGCGCTGACCGACGAACTCCGCGAGAAGATCGGCGAGGCCGCTCGCCGCGGCGTCGCCGCCGCCGACTACACCAACGCCGGCACCGTCGAGTTCCTCGTCGAGGAGGAACCCGGCCGTGACGGCCCACTCGGACCCGACGCTAACTTCTACTTCCTCGAGGTCAACACCCGTATCCAGGTCGAACACACCGTCACCGAGGAGATCACCGGCATCGACATCGTCAAACGCCAGCTCCAGATCGCCGCCGGCGAGGAGATCGACTTCGAGCAGGACGACGTCACGTTCGACGGCCACGCCATCGAGTTCCGCATCAACGCCGAAAACGCCGCCAACGACTTCGCCCCCGCCACCGGCGGCACCCTCGAAACGTACGATCCGCCGGGTGGCGTCGGCGTCCGCATGGACGACGCCCTGCGCCAGGGCGACGACCTCGTCACCGACTACGACTCGATGATCGCCAAACTCGTCGTCTGGGGCGAGGATCGCGACGAGTGCATTTCCCGCTCGCTGCGAGCCCTCCGTGAGTACGACATCGAGGGTATCCCAACCATCATCCCCTTCCACCGGCTGATGCTCACCGACGAAGAGTTCGTCGCCAGTACCCACACCACGAAGTATCTCGACGAGGAGATGGACCACAGCCGCATCGAGGAGGCCCAACAACAGTGGGGCGAGGACACCACGAGCGAGGAAGCCGACGACGAGGTCGTCGAACGCGAGTTCACCGTCGAAGTCAACGGCAAACGCTTCGAGGTCGAACTCGAGGAACGCGACGCACCCCCGATGCCCGCCGTCGACGGCGGCGACGCCACCGCCTCCCGACCCGACCACATCGGTGCCAGCGACGGCGACGACGTCGAGATCGAGGGCGACGGCGAAGTCGTCGACGCCGAAATGCAAGGCACCATCCTCTCGGTCGACGTCGACGAAGGCGAGGAGGTCGCCGCCGGCGACGTGCTCGTCGTCCTCGAGGCGATGAAGATGGAAAACGACATCGTCGCCTCCCGCGGCGGCGAGGTCTCACAGATCGCCGTCGCCGAAGGCGACAGCGTCGACATGGGGGACACCTTAGTCGTCCTCGAGTGA
- a CDS encoding CBS domain-containing protein: protein MTVMDIARESVVSLPTTTSVSDVARTMQDQSVTTVIIVEEDKPIGIVSDRDLAFIMLSGEVDPETTTVEEAVDLNGGLVTMPSDAGIYDLVERMSETGTRRVPITEDGDLVGIVSLSDVIVLLGMELQHVANTLRTVAPAYEKPATELYDH, encoded by the coding sequence ATGACCGTCATGGACATTGCACGGGAATCGGTCGTCAGTCTTCCGACTACGACGTCGGTCAGCGACGTCGCTCGAACGATGCAAGATCAGTCCGTCACAACCGTCATCATCGTCGAGGAAGACAAACCGATCGGCATCGTGTCCGATCGTGACCTGGCGTTTATCATGCTCAGCGGTGAGGTCGATCCGGAGACGACTACCGTAGAGGAAGCAGTCGATCTGAACGGCGGCTTGGTGACGATGCCGAGTGACGCGGGTATCTACGATCTCGTCGAGCGAATGTCGGAAACGGGAACGCGTCGCGTCCCGATTACCGAAGACGGCGACCTGGTCGGAATCGTGTCGTTAAGCGACGTGATTGTACTGCTCGGGATGGAGCTCCAACACGTCGCAAATACGCTTCGAACCGTTGCACCGGCCTACGAGAAACCCGCTACGGAGCTATACGACCACTGA
- a CDS encoding transcription initiation factor IIB: MTESSIRRRSDREDGHDVVDRADGRSSCPECEGQLISDEEHAETVCAGCGLVVHVDELDRGPEWRASDATENDKKSRVGSPTTKLLHDEGLSTNISWQNVDAHGTTLSSERRRTMKRLRTWNKRFRTRGSKERNLQQALGEISRMASALGLPKPTREMASVIYRRALDDDLVLGRSIEGVATASLYAAARKAGTPRSLDEVSVVSRVEKDEIGRTYRYLSRDLSLKIEPADPESYVPRFVSELELSDETQRRACRLLERTKSDGVQCGKSPVSLAASAVYAAAQLTNEGVTQYEISDVANVSEVTIRNRYHELLEAEADHLH; the protein is encoded by the coding sequence ATGACAGAATCCAGTATTCGACGCCGATCCGACCGGGAAGACGGTCACGACGTCGTCGACCGAGCAGACGGCCGATCGTCCTGTCCCGAATGCGAGGGACAGCTGATATCCGACGAGGAACACGCCGAAACGGTCTGTGCCGGATGTGGCCTCGTGGTTCACGTCGACGAGCTCGACCGTGGTCCCGAGTGGCGCGCGTCCGACGCGACCGAGAACGACAAAAAGAGCCGCGTCGGCTCGCCGACGACGAAGCTGTTACACGACGAAGGTCTCTCGACGAATATCAGCTGGCAGAACGTCGACGCACACGGAACGACGCTCTCGAGCGAGCGACGGCGGACGATGAAACGACTGCGGACCTGGAACAAGCGGTTTCGAACGCGGGGTTCGAAAGAGCGAAACCTCCAGCAAGCACTCGGCGAGATCAGTCGAATGGCGAGTGCACTCGGGCTGCCGAAGCCGACCCGGGAGATGGCGAGTGTCATCTATCGGCGCGCACTCGACGACGACCTCGTTCTCGGTAGATCGATCGAAGGCGTCGCGACGGCGTCGCTGTACGCTGCCGCCAGAAAAGCCGGTACGCCCCGAAGCCTCGACGAGGTCAGCGTCGTAAGCCGCGTCGAGAAAGACGAAATCGGACGTACGTATCGGTACCTATCACGCGACCTCTCGCTCAAGATAGAGCCCGCAGATCCGGAGAGCTACGTCCCTCGCTTCGTGAGCGAGCTCGAGCTTTCCGACGAGACACAGCGGCGTGCATGCCGTCTCCTGGAACGCACCAAATCAGACGGCGTCCAGTGTGGCAAATCCCCGGTGAGTCTCGCCGCATCGGCGGTGTACGCCGCGGCACAGTTGACCAACGAAGGTGTTACACAGTACGAGATCAGCGACGTTGCGAACGTGTCGGAGGTTACTATCCGTAACCGATACCACGAGTTACTCGAGGCCGAAGCGGACCATCTGCACTGA
- a CDS encoding enoyl-CoA hydratase/isomerase family protein, which yields MTEHVIYECDGDVSTVRLNRPDKLNSLSLSMWDAIPDAIQQARQDGARAIVLTGTGRAFCAGDDIGTLEAIDSEWDVRELTETAFECFRAIERAPIPVIGMANGSAYGGGFELLLSCDMTVVPEDATFALPEVQIGAYPFYATKRLAVLIGKQRAMELSIAGREISGQTAADWGVFARAVPEDEVSETVEEIIDGIREGSPGSIDVTKSWLNASLRFPGEDDAMRSGFGYLYAGPDAHEGAAAFGEDRDPEYTGSE from the coding sequence ATGACAGAACACGTCATCTACGAGTGCGACGGAGACGTGAGTACCGTTCGATTGAACCGACCCGACAAACTGAACTCGCTCTCGCTTTCGATGTGGGATGCGATTCCCGACGCGATCCAGCAAGCACGCCAGGACGGCGCACGTGCGATCGTTCTCACCGGAACGGGGCGTGCGTTCTGTGCTGGCGACGACATCGGTACACTCGAGGCGATCGACTCCGAATGGGACGTCCGCGAACTCACCGAGACGGCCTTCGAGTGTTTCCGAGCGATCGAACGTGCACCGATCCCGGTGATCGGGATGGCGAACGGGTCGGCATACGGCGGTGGGTTCGAACTCTTGCTGTCCTGTGATATGACCGTGGTGCCCGAGGACGCCACGTTCGCTCTCCCCGAGGTGCAGATCGGCGCGTATCCGTTCTACGCGACTAAACGTCTCGCAGTGTTGATCGGCAAGCAACGAGCGATGGAGCTGTCGATCGCTGGCCGGGAGATTTCCGGGCAGACGGCCGCAGACTGGGGAGTGTTCGCCCGCGCAGTCCCAGAAGACGAGGTGAGTGAGACGGTCGAGGAGATTATCGACGGTATCCGTGAGGGATCACCCGGTTCGATCGATGTGACCAAATCCTGGCTGAACGCGAGCCTTCGCTTCCCCGGCGAGGACGACGCCATGCGAAGTGGATTCGGGTACCTCTATGCCGGCCCGGACGCACACGAGGGTGCGGCTGCGTTCGGCGAGGACAGAGATCCCGAGTACACCGGTTCGGAGTAA
- a CDS encoding acyl-CoA synthetase translates to MSTDTTASHESGFEDFDWDIPTDYSLPGTIESHAASFGDRVAVRFRDDEGTTAERTYADLREDMNRFANALADMGVGKGDRVMHLLPRHPDTFAIQLGVLKRGALVVPCSSMLAPKDINFRATDCEATTIVAHESLTDMVEPVLEETPLEQTIALDGDQDGWESFADLLEGQDTDHDGPAVGASDPMSINYTSGTTGRPKPVMHRHRWMRCFEQINASYWWGLSRDADGIEDEFMWATTGTGWAKWFWSPVGVGLTTGVTQFIYDGEFEPIQFLELMEEEGVTKLCAVPTQYRMWAQEDLASYDLELTDALSAGEPLNREPIEAFEDALDVTPRGAYGQTETTAIVGNYPGIDVEPGSMGKPLPGCGATIIDTEEETEVEPGEIGEIAAPVDCPAIFDGYYEKPELDEVTFDGEYYRTGDLARRDEDGYFFFEGRADDVIISSGYRIGPFEVEDALVSHEAVSEAAAVGSPHEERGNVVKAYVVLAEEHHGRESDDLVEDIQEHVKSETAPYKYPRRVEFVDELPKTSSGKIRRIELREREEEKHGGR, encoded by the coding sequence ATGTCGACAGATACGACTGCAAGTCACGAATCGGGTTTCGAGGACTTCGACTGGGATATTCCAACAGACTACTCTCTTCCCGGAACGATCGAATCACACGCAGCGTCGTTCGGCGACAGGGTCGCAGTCCGGTTTCGCGACGACGAAGGGACGACGGCCGAGCGAACGTACGCCGACCTCAGGGAGGACATGAATCGGTTTGCGAATGCACTCGCCGACATGGGCGTTGGAAAGGGCGATCGCGTGATGCACTTGCTCCCGCGCCATCCCGACACCTTCGCCATCCAACTCGGCGTACTGAAACGAGGGGCGTTAGTCGTCCCGTGTTCGTCGATGCTCGCTCCGAAAGACATCAACTTCCGAGCGACCGACTGCGAAGCGACCACGATCGTCGCCCACGAGTCGCTGACCGACATGGTCGAACCAGTGCTCGAGGAGACGCCGCTTGAGCAGACGATCGCCCTCGACGGCGACCAGGACGGCTGGGAGTCGTTTGCGGACCTCCTCGAGGGGCAGGATACGGACCACGACGGCCCAGCGGTCGGGGCGTCCGACCCGATGTCGATAAACTACACGAGCGGGACGACGGGACGGCCCAAGCCCGTAATGCACCGCCACCGGTGGATGCGGTGTTTCGAGCAGATCAACGCGTCGTACTGGTGGGGACTGAGCCGCGACGCCGACGGCATCGAGGACGAGTTCATGTGGGCCACGACCGGCACCGGCTGGGCCAAGTGGTTCTGGAGTCCCGTCGGCGTCGGACTGACGACGGGTGTGACCCAGTTCATCTACGACGGGGAGTTCGAACCGATCCAGTTCCTCGAGTTGATGGAAGAAGAAGGTGTGACGAAACTCTGTGCGGTTCCGACCCAGTACCGGATGTGGGCCCAAGAAGACCTCGCGTCGTACGACCTCGAGCTCACCGACGCGCTATCGGCCGGCGAACCGCTCAACCGCGAGCCGATCGAGGCCTTCGAGGACGCACTCGACGTGACCCCCCGAGGCGCATACGGTCAGACTGAGACGACTGCGATCGTCGGCAATTACCCCGGGATCGACGTCGAACCCGGCAGCATGGGCAAGCCGCTTCCGGGCTGTGGGGCGACGATCATCGACACCGAAGAGGAAACCGAGGTCGAACCGGGCGAGATCGGCGAGATCGCCGCGCCGGTCGACTGTCCGGCGATCTTCGACGGCTACTACGAAAAGCCCGAACTCGACGAGGTAACGTTCGACGGCGAGTACTACCGCACCGGAGATCTTGCCCGGAGAGACGAGGACGGCTACTTCTTCTTCGAGGGACGAGCTGACGACGTCATCATCTCCTCGGGATACCGCATCGGCCCCTTCGAGGTCGAGGACGCGCTGGTTTCACACGAGGCCGTCTCGGAAGCCGCCGCAGTCGGCAGTCCGCACGAAGAACGCGGCAACGTCGTCAAAGCCTACGTCGTGCTTGCCGAGGAACACCACGGACGAGAAAGCGACGACCTCGTCGAGGACATTCAAGAGCACGTGAAATCGGAGACGGCACCGTACAAGTACCCTCGCCGGGTCGAGTTCGTCGACGAGCTACCCAAGACCTCGAGCGGAAAGATCCGCCGCATCGAACTCAGAGAGCGCGAGGAAGAAAAGCACGGAGGACGCTGA
- a CDS encoding phosphate signaling complex PhoU family protein, whose translation MERRKVQQLGGSTLAVSLPLEWVEENGVEKGDEVYVPASRGCLRVVADQGLTDHSTATIHAEELGEDALERAIIAQYVLGRRTIRITHAEDTLASGHITAVYDAESQLMGLGIVEEAPGHVVVRCSVDPADFNLAELLERLESTGRTIRDDAMKALAYANPELVRNVTGRERQANRIFVLLLRLIYTGYQNPIVAREICLDDELPLIAYRSIAKNLELTADSSQALAELVVEINRQEIDVDDTTVREIRNLSDRIDEIARESVTAAIERDYDLAMTPREHFRTIVDHKDAILDGLDGSVETQSYVRDVLVRFQQIAEHSLRNAEIAANIALVEDSEYVTVGN comes from the coding sequence ATGGAGCGGCGAAAAGTACAGCAGCTCGGAGGATCTACGCTGGCAGTAAGTCTGCCTCTGGAATGGGTCGAGGAAAACGGCGTCGAGAAAGGTGACGAAGTGTACGTTCCGGCCAGTCGGGGATGTCTGCGCGTAGTTGCTGATCAAGGGCTCACCGACCACTCGACGGCGACGATCCACGCCGAAGAACTCGGTGAGGATGCCCTCGAGCGAGCGATCATCGCACAGTACGTCCTCGGACGTCGGACGATTCGCATTACACACGCCGAGGACACACTCGCTAGCGGCCACATCACCGCCGTCTACGACGCCGAATCACAGCTCATGGGCCTTGGTATCGTCGAGGAAGCGCCAGGTCACGTCGTCGTTCGCTGTTCGGTCGACCCCGCTGATTTCAACCTCGCCGAACTGCTCGAGCGCCTCGAGTCGACGGGACGAACGATTCGTGACGACGCGATGAAAGCACTCGCGTACGCCAACCCCGAGCTGGTCAGGAACGTCACCGGACGAGAGCGGCAGGCGAATCGGATCTTCGTTCTCCTGTTGCGGCTCATCTACACCGGTTACCAGAACCCGATCGTGGCCCGCGAGATCTGTCTCGACGACGAGTTGCCGCTGATCGCCTACCGATCGATCGCCAAGAACCTCGAACTCACCGCCGACAGCTCGCAGGCACTCGCCGAACTCGTCGTCGAGATAAACCGCCAGGAGATCGACGTCGACGATACGACGGTACGAGAAATACGCAATCTGTCCGACCGCATCGACGAGATCGCTCGGGAAAGCGTTACGGCAGCGATCGAACGCGATTACGACCTCGCGATGACGCCGCGTGAACACTTCAGGACAATAGTCGACCACAAAGACGCGATTCTCGACGGTCTCGACGGCAGCGTCGAAACGCAGTCGTACGTCCGTGACGTGCTCGTTCGGTTCCAACAGATCGCGGAACACTCGCTGCGAAACGCCGAAATCGCCGCGAACATCGCACTCGTCGAGGACTCGGAGTACGTGACGGTCGGCAACTGA
- a CDS encoding universal stress protein, which yields MPLLVPFDGSTLSEAALERAVEFGECLDRNVVVLAVVPQEKRYLEDRWGETDPETVIERLQARAHDLVPEATFRVERPSDPEDEPFADATMNVVRAIREVANDIDADVIFVGSENAGRVSTPVTSVGAPVSEDPRYDVHIVRHAE from the coding sequence ATGCCATTACTGGTGCCATTCGACGGCTCGACGCTATCGGAAGCAGCACTCGAGCGTGCAGTCGAGTTCGGCGAGTGTCTCGACCGGAACGTCGTCGTTCTAGCGGTCGTTCCACAGGAGAAACGCTACCTCGAGGACCGATGGGGTGAGACGGATCCAGAGACCGTCATCGAGCGGCTCCAGGCCCGCGCCCACGACCTCGTACCGGAGGCGACGTTCCGGGTCGAACGGCCAAGCGATCCCGAGGACGAACCGTTCGCCGACGCCACGATGAATGTGGTGCGTGCGATCCGAGAAGTCGCAAACGACATCGACGCCGACGTCATCTTTGTCGGCAGCGAGAACGCCGGTCGCGTCTCGACGCCCGTCACGAGCGTCGGCGCGCCGGTTTCGGAGGATCCGCGATACGACGTTCACATCGTTCGCCACGCGGAGTGA
- a CDS encoding zinc-binding dehydrogenase, with the protein MQAVQITEHGDTDVIEYGEYPDPEVGRDEVLVDVKAAALNHLDVWTRRGLPTLDLEMPHIPGSDGAGVVAETGPDVTRFEEGDRVAVSAGIGDLRMDDPTLDPGYHLIGEHITGVHSEYAAIPEDNLVPVPEDVDWEVAGSSCLVFQTAWRMLIDRADLEAGEDVLVLGASGGVGHAALQIADYAGAEVYATGSSEEKLQYAEDHGADHVCNYEEENFADWVHSETGGRGVDVVVEHVGAPTWQDSIKSLAKGGRLVTCGGTGGGNPETDIPRIFWNQLEIIGSTMATPEQVDDVMDLVWDGTFEPAIRDVLPMSETARAHEMLENREGFGKVVVRPDSEL; encoded by the coding sequence ATGCAAGCAGTCCAGATTACGGAGCACGGCGATACGGACGTCATCGAGTACGGCGAGTACCCCGACCCGGAAGTCGGTCGGGACGAGGTGCTAGTCGACGTGAAAGCAGCGGCGTTAAACCACCTCGACGTCTGGACCCGACGCGGACTTCCGACACTCGATCTCGAGATGCCACACATCCCGGGAAGCGACGGCGCAGGCGTCGTCGCCGAGACCGGACCGGACGTCACCCGTTTCGAGGAAGGCGACCGGGTCGCCGTTTCTGCCGGTATCGGCGATCTCCGGATGGACGATCCGACGCTCGATCCGGGCTATCACCTCATCGGCGAACACATCACGGGTGTCCACTCGGAGTACGCGGCGATTCCCGAGGACAACCTGGTTCCCGTCCCGGAAGACGTCGACTGGGAGGTCGCGGGCTCGAGCTGTCTGGTGTTTCAGACGGCGTGGCGGATGCTGATCGACCGAGCCGACCTCGAAGCTGGCGAGGACGTCCTCGTGCTCGGTGCCAGCGGCGGGGTGGGTCACGCCGCCTTGCAGATCGCCGACTACGCGGGCGCGGAGGTCTACGCCACCGGCAGCTCCGAAGAGAAACTACAGTACGCCGAAGACCACGGCGCGGACCACGTCTGTAACTACGAGGAGGAGAACTTCGCCGACTGGGTCCACTCGGAAACGGGCGGTCGCGGCGTCGACGTCGTCGTCGAACACGTCGGCGCACCCACCTGGCAGGACTCGATCAAGAGCCTCGCGAAGGGCGGCCGGCTCGTCACCTGCGGCGGCACCGGCGGTGGCAACCCCGAAACCGACATCCCCCGCATCTTCTGGAACCAACTCGAGATCATCGGCTCGACGATGGCCACCCCCGAACAGGTCGACGACGTGATGGACCTCGTCTGGGACGGCACCTTCGAACCCGCCATCCGTGACGTTCTCCCGATGAGCGAAACTGCCCGCGCACACGAGATGCTCGAAAACCGCGAAGGCTTCGGCAAGGTCGTCGTCCGCCCCGACAGCGAACTGTGA